The Microbacterium horticulturae region TCCGGCGGCGACGACCGGGGCTGCGACCGAGCTGTACGCGCACGTGTCGGGCGCGGTGCGCGATCCGGGCCTGTACGTGCTGCCCGATGGATCGAGAGTGGTGGATGCCGTGGCCGCCGCCGGCGGGTTCGCCAAGGGTGCGGGGCGCGACGGCGTGAATCTGGCGCGGCCGCTCAGCGACGGCGAGCAGCTCGTCGTGCCGAAGAAGGGCGAGCAGGCGACGGCTGCGCCCGGCAGTGGCGCCGGCGCCGTCGGTGGCGGCAAGCTGAACCTCAACACCGCTGACCAGGCCGCGCTCGAAGAGCTGCCGGGCATCGGCCCGGCGCTCGCACAGCGGATCATCGCCTGGCGTGACGAGAACGGCCGGTTCACGAGCATCGACGACCTGCTCGCGGTCTCGGGCATCGGCGACAAGCTCTTGGCGGGGCTGCGCGACGCGGTGACGGTGTGACATGCGAACACGAGATCTGCGGCTTGTCCCGATCGCCGCCGCGGCGTGGGGAGGGGCGGCCGCGGGCGTGATGCTCCCGGGCGTCGCGCGATGGATCGCGCTCGGGTTGTGGGCGACGTCTCTGGTGACCGTGTGCATCACGACGCGGACGCGCACGACGGCCTGGGCTCTGATCGCGGTGAGCCTCGCCATGGCGGCGGCCGCGGCATCCCACGTCGCGCTCGCCCAACCGGCGCGCGCCGCCGCTTCTGAGCTGGCGATCGGCGGCGGACGCGCCGTCGTCGTGCACGCGACCGTCACCGGCAAAGCGGAGCGCACGGCGTCGGGGCAGGTGGCCTTCGACGCGCGAGCCGACGGGATCGACATCGGCGAGCGGCGCGTCGCGGTATCGGTGCCCGTCGTCATTCGCGCCGATTCCGGGGCTGACGTCGGGGCCCGAGTCACTGCCTCGGGCACGGCCTTCGCCGCCGACGCGGGGGAGCGCGCGGTGCTCGTCGTCAGTGCGGGGCGGGGGCTCGCGGTCGTCTCCGAGCCGGCCGGTGTCGCCGCCATGGCGGCCCGCATGCGTCACGCGCTGGCCGGGGCCACCGAGGGGCTGCCTCAGCCGGCCGCGGGTCTCATCCCGGGCCTCGCGGTCGGAGACACCGGCGGCGTGACCGGTGCGCTGGATGCCGCAATGAAGGCGGCCTCGCTCTCACACCTGACGGCGGTCTCGGGAGCGAACTGCGCGATCGTCGTCGGGCTCGCGTTCGGTGCGGCGGCACTGTGCGGTGCGCGGCGCGGTGTGCGGGTCGGCGTCGGCATCGCGGCGCTGGCGGGCTTCGTGGTGCTGGTCACGCCCGAGCCGAGTGTGGTCCGTGCGGCGGCGATGGCGGGGATCGCCATGCTGGGCGTGCTCCTGGGCAGGGTCGGTGCCGGCGTCTCACTGCTCGCGCTCGCGGTGGTCGTCGTGCTGATCGCCGACCCGTGGCTCGCTGTGTCGATGGGCTTCGCCCTCTCGGCGGCGGCGACCGCGGCGCTGCTCGTGCTTGCGGCGCCGCTGGCGCGCGGCCTGTCGCGGTGGTTGCCGCAGGCGTTGGCGTTGGGGCTCGCGGTGCCCCTGGCCGCGCAACTGGTGTGCGGGCCGCTGCTGATCCTCATCAATCCGACCGTGCCGTTGTACGGCGTCGCGGCAAACCTGCTTGCGGCGCCCGCGGCGCCGATCGCGACGGTGCTGGGGCTGGCGGCGTGCGTGGCCGCGCCCGTGGTCCCTGTGCTCGCATCCGGGCTCGTCGCGCTCACCTGGCTGCCTGCCGCCTGGATCAGCGAGACCGCGCTGGTGAGCGTCACGCTGCCGCAGGCGGCGCTTCCCTGGCCGTCTGGTGTCATCGGCGCGCTCGCGCTGACGGCGGCGGGCGCGGCGACGGTCGTGCTGCTGCTGCCGCGCATCGAACGCCGCGGATGGCGCATCGCGCGCGGTGCGGCGGCCGCCTCGCTCGCGGTCCTGGTGGGCGTTCAAGCGGGCACAGCAGCGCTGCGCACGACGGTGGGCAGTCTGACGCTGCCGGGCGACTGGGCCATCGCCCTGTGCGACATCGGTCAGGGCGATGCGATACTCGTCCGTTCGGCCGGCGCGGTGGCCCTCATCGACACCGGGCCCGATCCGGCGCCGCTGCGTGCCTGCCTCGACAGGTTCGGCATCCATCGCCTCGATCTGCTGGTGCTCACGCACTACGACCAGGATCACATCGGCGGGCTCGACGCCGTCGAGGGCGAGGCGACGGTCGTCCTGCACGGGCCGCCGGGTGGCGCGGCCGATCGACGGACGCTCGCCGATCTCGCATCCGCGGGCGCGCAGGTGGTGGATGCCGCGGCCGGTATGTCGGGAAGGGTCGGGGGCGCAACCTGGACCGTGCTCTGGCCGCGCGCAGACGATCCTGCGTTCCCCACCGGCAACGAGGCCAGCGTGGTGCTGGACTTCCGGGGCGGGGGAGTGCCGGCATCCCTGTATCTCGGAGATATGGATGCCGCCTCCCAGCGTGCGCTGCGCGCGTCACACGTGCTGCGGCCGCCGTACGCCGTGGTGAAGGTGGCCCACCACGGCAGCGCCGATCAGGACCCCGAGCTTTACCGGTCTCTCGGCGCCGCGGTCGCGTTGATTTCGGTGGGACTCGACAACGACTACGGACATCCCCGCGCCGAGACGCTCGCCTTTCTCCAGGCCGACGGCATGACGATCGGGCGCACCGACCAATCGGGCGTGGTGGCGGTGTCGGTCGGCGGGGACGGCGGTCTCGATATCTGGCGTGAGCGGGCGCCGCCATCTCTGCGGCGCACCGCCGATGTCGGCGCCGCCCCGTAGGCTGGAGGCATGCCGGCTCGTCGTCCTCCCGCTCGCGCGAAGAGCGCGATTCCGCAGCTGGACTGGCGCACCCCGCAACCGGCGCCGATCGTGCTGGTCTCAGGCCCCGAAGAGGTGTGCGCAGAACGGGCGATAGCAGCCGTGCGCGACTACCTGCGCGCCGAAGACCCGAGCCTCGAGGTCAGCGACCTCCGCGCGGACGATTATGAGTCGGGCACCCTCATGGCGCTGACCTCGCCGTCGCTGTTCGGCGAGCCGCGACTGGTGCGCATCACCGGGGGAGAGAAGTCGTCCGACGCGTTTCTGACCGAGGCGCTCGCCTACCTGCAGCACCCGCAGGAAGGCGCGACGGTCATCCTGCGCCACACCGGCGCGACCGTGCGCGGCAAGAAGCTGCTCGACGCTATCCGTGCGGCCGCGGGCACCGCCGTCGAGGTGCCGTGTGCGGCCGTGAAGCGCGACGGCGACCGCTACGACTTCGCTGCCGGAGAATTCAAGGCGGCCAAGAAGAAGATCGCGCCCGCAGCTCTGCGCGCGCTCACCCAGGCGTTCGCCGACGACCTCACGGAGCTGGCGGCCGCGTGTCAGC contains the following coding sequences:
- a CDS encoding ComEA family DNA-binding protein — protein: MSSAESEPRASARHRLGLGAAVVLVLVALAITVGIGIFRGQSAPTQAVTIDKTPAATTGAATELYAHVSGAVRDPGLYVLPDGSRVVDAVAAAGGFAKGAGRDGVNLARPLSDGEQLVVPKKGEQATAAPGSGAGAVGGGKLNLNTADQAALEELPGIGPALAQRIIAWRDENGRFTSIDDLLAVSGIGDKLLAGLRDAVTV
- a CDS encoding ComEC/Rec2 family competence protein — translated: MRTRDLRLVPIAAAAWGGAAAGVMLPGVARWIALGLWATSLVTVCITTRTRTTAWALIAVSLAMAAAAASHVALAQPARAAASELAIGGGRAVVVHATVTGKAERTASGQVAFDARADGIDIGERRVAVSVPVVIRADSGADVGARVTASGTAFAADAGERAVLVVSAGRGLAVVSEPAGVAAMAARMRHALAGATEGLPQPAAGLIPGLAVGDTGGVTGALDAAMKAASLSHLTAVSGANCAIVVGLAFGAAALCGARRGVRVGVGIAALAGFVVLVTPEPSVVRAAAMAGIAMLGVLLGRVGAGVSLLALAVVVVLIADPWLAVSMGFALSAAATAALLVLAAPLARGLSRWLPQALALGLAVPLAAQLVCGPLLILINPTVPLYGVAANLLAAPAAPIATVLGLAACVAAPVVPVLASGLVALTWLPAAWISETALVSVTLPQAALPWPSGVIGALALTAAGAATVVLLLPRIERRGWRIARGAAAASLAVLVGVQAGTAALRTTVGSLTLPGDWAIALCDIGQGDAILVRSAGAVALIDTGPDPAPLRACLDRFGIHRLDLLVLTHYDQDHIGGLDAVEGEATVVLHGPPGGAADRRTLADLASAGAQVVDAAAGMSGRVGGATWTVLWPRADDPAFPTGNEASVVLDFRGGGVPASLYLGDMDAASQRALRASHVLRPPYAVVKVAHHGSADQDPELYRSLGAAVALISVGLDNDYGHPRAETLAFLQADGMTIGRTDQSGVVAVSVGGDGGLDIWRERAPPSLRRTADVGAAP
- the holA gene encoding DNA polymerase III subunit delta — its product is MPARRPPARAKSAIPQLDWRTPQPAPIVLVSGPEEVCAERAIAAVRDYLRAEDPSLEVSDLRADDYESGTLMALTSPSLFGEPRLVRITGGEKSSDAFLTEALAYLQHPQEGATVILRHTGATVRGKKLLDAIRAAAGTAVEVPCAAVKRDGDRYDFAAGEFKAAKKKIAPAALRALTQAFADDLTELAAACQQLISDVPGEVTADVVQRYYGGRVETTAFAVADTAIAGRHGDALIALRHALDSGADPVPLVAAVAMKLRTMARVAGRRASAAALAAEIGMKDWQVDRARRDLSGWNEESLGRAIQATARADAEVKGASRDAVFALERMITVIATRAPFGG